One Sediminibacillus dalangtanensis genomic region harbors:
- a CDS encoding DUF4349 domain-containing protein, translating into MKKRYFHLFSVCLFLLLAACSNDSKESADMPMEMDSAETESSQDNAALSDKMAEENGEEGAQQEEEKAVEKASQANRKVIYHANLRIEVKDYQQTLENIQSQVTEAGGYVVESSTYQNPEDDRTEGHITARIPQEQFQPFIDFVKEGSSKVLENNVSGQDVTEEYVDLQSRLKSKQAVEKRLMAFMEEAEKTEDLLKISEDLAGVQEEIETITGRINYLENKTDLATVDINLQENDVRISGSSGESTTWQKTKEQFVKSIDLLLSFFSGLIVFLFGNLPILLLLGVLVFLGIFIARKAVQKTKQRDKTEN; encoded by the coding sequence ATGAAAAAGCGGTATTTCCATTTATTCTCAGTCTGTTTATTCCTGCTTTTGGCAGCTTGCAGCAACGACTCCAAGGAAAGTGCCGACATGCCCATGGAGATGGACAGCGCTGAAACAGAAAGCAGTCAAGACAATGCAGCTTTAAGCGACAAGATGGCGGAGGAAAACGGAGAAGAGGGAGCCCAACAGGAAGAGGAAAAAGCAGTCGAGAAAGCAAGTCAAGCAAACCGGAAAGTGATTTACCACGCAAATTTGCGGATTGAAGTAAAAGATTACCAGCAGACTTTGGAAAATATTCAATCACAAGTGACAGAAGCCGGCGGTTATGTGGTTGAATCGAGTACCTATCAAAACCCTGAAGATGACCGTACCGAGGGACATATCACCGCAAGGATTCCTCAAGAACAATTCCAGCCGTTCATCGATTTTGTCAAAGAGGGCAGCAGCAAAGTATTGGAAAACAATGTTTCCGGACAGGATGTCACCGAAGAATACGTCGACCTGCAATCCCGCCTCAAGTCCAAGCAGGCTGTCGAAAAAAGGTTGATGGCTTTTATGGAGGAAGCAGAGAAAACCGAAGATTTGCTGAAAATATCCGAAGACTTAGCCGGTGTACAAGAAGAGATTGAGACGATCACTGGAAGAATCAACTATCTGGAAAATAAAACGGACTTGGCCACTGTTGATATTAACCTTCAGGAGAATGATGTGCGGATCTCCGGCAGCAGTGGGGAATCCACTACCTGGCAAAAGACAAAGGAACAGTTTGTCAAAAGTATCGATCTTCTCTTATCTTTCTTTTCAGGATTGATCGTGTTTCTATTTGGTAACCTGCCGATACTGCTGTTGCTGGGCGTTCTGGTATTTTTGGGGATTTTCATCGCACGTAAAGCAGTCCAGAAAACGAAGCAGCGGGATAAAACGGAAAACTAG
- a CDS encoding argininosuccinate synthase: MKKEKIVLAYSGGLDTSVAIKWLQDKYNFDVIAVALDVGEGKDLEFVKNKALDVGAIKSYVVDAKSLFADEYVLPALQANLLYESKYPLISALSRPLIAKVLVGIAEKEGAVAVAHGCTGKGNDQVRFDVAFTALNPDLKIVAPVREWAMSRDEEIAYAEENGIPVPVDIDNPYSVDQNLWGRSNECGILEDPWAEAPKGAYDLTTDPVDAPDKPQVVQITFEQGKPVSLDGEAMEFSQLILKLNQIAGKHGVGRIDHVENRLVGIKSREIYEAPAALTLISAHQELEALTLPREVAQFKPTVEQKLAQTVYDGLWYSPLTKALQAFIEQTQTHVSGTVKVKLYKGHAQVIGRESAQSLYDFDLATYKPEDSFDHEAALGFIKLWGLPTKVHAAVNQTNAVTDEAIENVVVDVKEAVKQ, from the coding sequence ATGAAAAAAGAAAAGATTGTTTTGGCATATTCAGGTGGTCTTGATACTTCTGTCGCCATCAAATGGCTTCAGGATAAATATAACTTCGATGTGATTGCAGTCGCTTTGGATGTTGGAGAAGGGAAGGACCTAGAGTTTGTTAAGAATAAAGCGCTCGATGTTGGAGCGATCAAATCATATGTGGTGGACGCGAAATCACTCTTTGCAGATGAATACGTACTTCCGGCCTTGCAAGCCAACCTATTGTATGAAAGCAAATACCCCTTGATTTCAGCGTTGTCCAGACCTTTGATCGCCAAAGTCCTTGTCGGGATTGCGGAAAAGGAAGGTGCTGTGGCTGTAGCCCATGGCTGTACGGGGAAGGGTAACGACCAAGTAAGATTCGATGTGGCATTTACCGCCTTGAACCCGGATTTGAAAATTGTAGCACCAGTACGTGAATGGGCGATGTCAAGGGATGAGGAAATTGCTTATGCTGAAGAAAATGGGATTCCTGTTCCGGTTGATATCGATAATCCGTACAGTGTTGACCAGAATTTATGGGGAAGAAGCAATGAATGCGGCATTTTGGAAGATCCTTGGGCGGAAGCACCTAAAGGCGCTTACGATTTAACAACAGACCCGGTCGATGCGCCCGACAAGCCTCAGGTCGTCCAAATCACCTTCGAGCAAGGAAAACCTGTATCACTTGATGGAGAAGCCATGGAGTTTTCTCAGCTCATCCTGAAATTGAATCAAATCGCCGGGAAGCATGGTGTCGGACGGATCGACCATGTGGAAAATCGTTTGGTCGGTATTAAATCACGCGAAATCTATGAGGCGCCGGCTGCTCTGACATTGATCTCGGCACACCAGGAATTGGAAGCATTGACCCTTCCTCGTGAAGTGGCTCAATTCAAGCCGACGGTGGAACAGAAGCTGGCACAAACCGTCTACGATGGTTTATGGTATTCTCCATTGACAAAAGCATTACAGGCGTTTATTGAACAAACGCAGACCCATGTGTCCGGAACGGTCAAGGTCAAGCTGTACAAAGGTCATGCACAAGTCATCGGCCGGGAATCGGCACAATCGCTTTATGATTTTGATTTGGCAACCTATAAACCAGAGGATTCTTTTGATCATGAAGCAGCTCTTGGCTTTATCAAGCTTTGGGGTCTTCCTACAAAGGTCCATGCCGCAGTCAATCAGACCAATGCTGTAACAGATGAGGCGATTGAAAATGTTGTCGTCGATGTAAAGGAAGCTGTTAAACAATGA
- the argH gene encoding argininosuccinate lyase, translated as MKLWGGRFTKPTNELVDEYTASIHFDQKLAVYDIQGSLAHVEMLKVCGIVSEEDADAITAGLKAVGDKIAAGEAVLSEENEDIHMNIEKLLIEEIGSVGGKLHTGRSRNDQVALDMRLYLREAVVTISQLLLDLQRALHKQAEGHLETVLPGYTHLQRAQPVLFAHHMMAYVFMFQRDIERLSDSWKRVNQSPLGAGALAGTTFPIDRQYVADKLRFEGICENSLDAVSDRDFVVEFLANASLVSTHLSRLCEELVQWSSAEFNFIELDDAFCTGSSMMPQKKNPDVAELVRGKTGRVYGHLMGMLTTLKGLPLAYNKDMQEDKEGMFDTVETLKGALALFAPMIETMEVKADNMYQAVAKDYSNATDLADYLVGKGMAFRESHAVVGQAVLYAINQQKFLLDLSLEEFQQFSSLIEEDIYEVLTPKAVVDARNVAGGTAQNRVEEQIASAKQLFQLSLEWIEQHKQLISYQ; from the coding sequence ATGAAACTATGGGGCGGACGGTTCACCAAGCCGACAAATGAATTAGTCGATGAATATACAGCATCTATTCATTTTGATCAAAAACTGGCAGTCTACGATATACAAGGGAGCCTTGCCCATGTGGAAATGTTGAAGGTTTGCGGCATCGTATCGGAAGAAGATGCAGACGCCATTACAGCTGGCTTGAAAGCCGTAGGGGATAAAATAGCAGCGGGTGAGGCAGTCCTCAGTGAAGAAAACGAAGACATTCATATGAATATAGAGAAACTGTTGATCGAGGAGATAGGCTCTGTCGGTGGAAAACTTCATACCGGCCGGAGCCGGAATGACCAAGTCGCTTTGGATATGCGGTTGTATTTACGGGAAGCCGTGGTGACGATCAGCCAGTTACTGTTGGATCTGCAAAGGGCATTGCACAAACAGGCCGAGGGCCATTTGGAAACAGTGCTTCCCGGGTACACCCATTTGCAGCGTGCCCAACCTGTTTTGTTTGCCCACCATATGATGGCGTATGTATTTATGTTTCAACGGGACATCGAACGGCTATCTGACAGCTGGAAACGAGTTAATCAGTCGCCGCTTGGTGCAGGAGCGCTGGCTGGGACAACATTTCCGATCGACCGGCAATACGTAGCCGACAAACTGCGATTTGAAGGAATTTGCGAAAACAGCCTCGATGCGGTAAGTGACCGGGATTTTGTCGTCGAGTTTTTGGCCAATGCCTCCCTGGTATCCACGCATTTGTCCAGACTTTGTGAGGAGCTTGTCCAATGGTCTAGTGCTGAATTCAACTTTATCGAGCTGGATGATGCATTTTGTACAGGAAGCAGCATGATGCCGCAAAAGAAAAATCCGGATGTCGCGGAGCTTGTCCGGGGCAAAACGGGTCGAGTCTATGGACATTTGATGGGAATGCTGACGACTTTGAAAGGACTGCCGCTTGCTTATAACAAGGATATGCAGGAAGACAAAGAAGGAATGTTCGACACGGTGGAAACGTTAAAGGGGGCACTAGCGCTGTTCGCCCCAATGATCGAAACCATGGAAGTAAAGGCAGACAATATGTACCAGGCGGTTGCGAAGGATTACTCCAATGCGACGGACCTGGCGGATTATTTAGTGGGAAAAGGAATGGCCTTCCGGGAATCCCATGCTGTTGTCGGGCAGGCTGTTCTGTACGCTATTAATCAACAGAAATTTCTATTGGATTTGTCCTTGGAGGAATTCCAGCAGTTTTCTTCTTTGATTGAGGAAGATATCTATGAGGTGTTGACGCCAAAGGCAGTTGTGGACGCAAGGAATGTAGCTGGAGGTACTGCGCAAAACAGGGTGGAGGAACAGATTGCTTCTGCAAAACAACTTTTCCAATTGAGTTTGGAATGGATTGAGCAGCATAAACAGTTGATCAGCTACCAATAG
- a CDS encoding carbamoyl phosphate synthase small subunit — MIETPGYLVLSTGDVLEGKWLGTEIAVEGELVFNTAMTGYQEVMTDPSYAGQIVTMTYPLIGNYGVNEIDHESIKPALAGLIISSACRTPEHYQAKYTVKEMVEQYKVPTLYDMDTRALTKIIREHGEVYGKITTQPEDLPEDRKVDPEIVKQVSVNNMIEILAKPMPAFSGQKTKHIVLYDYGYKHSITHTLTELGCNVTVVPYDTDPAVLHNLKPDGVVLSNGPGNPEDLAGLGNNIKQITETYPTLGICLGHQLVALAYGGKTERLPYGHRGSNHPVKDLLTGKVFITSQNHGYVVDENSISLTEWEVSHINVNDRSVEGLIHRHKPVLTVQFHPEAHPGPVDTYSIFREYLQMIPSKGEKQHA; from the coding sequence ATGATTGAAACACCAGGCTATCTTGTATTGAGCACTGGGGACGTGTTGGAAGGAAAATGGCTGGGAACAGAAATTGCCGTTGAAGGGGAATTAGTATTTAACACGGCAATGACGGGTTATCAGGAAGTGATGACAGACCCTTCCTATGCCGGACAGATTGTCACCATGACGTATCCGCTTATTGGCAACTATGGAGTGAATGAAATAGATCACGAAAGTATCAAACCGGCACTGGCAGGACTGATTATCTCTAGTGCCTGCCGTACACCTGAACATTATCAGGCAAAGTACACTGTAAAAGAAATGGTGGAGCAGTATAAGGTGCCGACTTTGTATGATATGGACACCAGGGCATTGACCAAGATTATCCGTGAACATGGGGAAGTATATGGAAAAATCACAACGCAACCGGAAGATCTGCCGGAAGATCGGAAAGTAGATCCGGAGATTGTCAAACAGGTTTCCGTTAACAATATGATCGAGATCTTGGCAAAACCAATGCCTGCTTTCTCCGGCCAGAAGACCAAACATATTGTCTTGTATGATTACGGTTATAAACACTCCATTACACATACCTTGACGGAGCTTGGCTGTAACGTGACAGTCGTGCCCTATGACACCGATCCGGCAGTACTGCACAACCTGAAGCCTGACGGAGTTGTGTTATCCAACGGACCTGGAAATCCGGAGGACTTGGCCGGATTAGGCAATAACATCAAACAAATCACTGAGACCTATCCAACCTTGGGCATTTGCTTAGGACACCAGCTGGTGGCTCTCGCATATGGAGGGAAGACAGAACGTCTGCCATATGGCCATCGGGGGAGCAATCACCCGGTGAAGGATTTGCTAACAGGGAAGGTATTCATCACTTCGCAAAATCACGGGTATGTAGTGGATGAAAACTCGATTTCCCTGACCGAGTGGGAAGTATCCCATATCAATGTCAATGATCGATCAGTTGAAGGATTGATTCATCGTCACAAGCCTGTCCTGACCGTCCAATTCCATCCGGAAGCACATCCAGGCCCGGTTGATACGTATTCGATTTTCCGAGAATATTTACAGATGATACCGAGCAAGGGAGAGAAGCAGCATGCCTAA